In Roseomonas fluvialis, one genomic interval encodes:
- a CDS encoding fumarylacetoacetate hydrolase family protein: MTLWVRFARPGGGTGFGTLDATAGTIAVHDGKMFGAAAPSGEALPRDAVQLLAPVVPGKFIGLWNNFRELATKTGAAIPETPLWFLKANSSLNHPDGVIAPPASYTGKVLYEGELGLVIGRRCKDADEAEAADAIFGLTAVNDVTALDLLQADPSFPQWARAKSCDGFGPVGPTIATGLDWAALRVQVALNGRVRQDYPCSDMIIPPGRIVSLLSREMTLEAGDVIACGTSVGALPMRPGMVVEVTIAGIGTLRNVMAGGG; the protein is encoded by the coding sequence ATGACGCTCTGGGTTCGCTTCGCACGGCCGGGTGGCGGTACGGGCTTCGGCACGCTGGACGCGACGGCCGGGACAATCGCCGTGCATGACGGCAAGATGTTCGGCGCCGCGGCGCCGAGCGGCGAGGCGTTGCCGCGCGATGCCGTGCAACTGCTGGCGCCCGTGGTGCCGGGCAAGTTCATTGGGCTGTGGAACAATTTTCGCGAATTGGCGACCAAGACGGGCGCGGCGATTCCCGAGACGCCGTTGTGGTTCCTCAAGGCCAACAGCAGCCTGAACCACCCCGACGGCGTCATTGCGCCGCCCGCCAGCTATACCGGCAAGGTCCTGTACGAGGGCGAACTCGGACTGGTGATCGGGCGCCGCTGCAAGGATGCCGACGAGGCCGAGGCGGCCGACGCGATCTTCGGACTGACGGCGGTGAACGACGTCACCGCGCTCGATCTGCTGCAGGCCGACCCGTCCTTTCCGCAATGGGCGCGGGCCAAGTCCTGCGATGGGTTCGGGCCAGTGGGGCCGACGATCGCGACGGGGCTCGACTGGGCGGCGCTGCGCGTGCAGGTGGCGCTGAACGGGCGGGTGCGGCAGGACTACCCGTGCAGCGACATGATCATCCCGCCCGGGCGGATCGTGAGCCTGCTGTCGCGCGAGATGACGCTGGAGGCAGGCGACGTGATCGCCTGCGGCACCTCGGTGGGCGCGCTGCCGATGCGCCCGGGGATGGTGGTCGAGGTGACGATCGCGGGGATCGGGACGCTGCGCAACGTGATGGCCGGCGGCGGCTGA
- a CDS encoding NfeD family protein — protein sequence MDPALIWILAGLVLLGAETILPGVFLLWIGIAAVGTGLVLLVGSPPFWVTTSVFVALLAGGIAVALRLRAGRHPRPRVNTPDAGLIGRFGVLTDPGSAGPRVRVGDSDWAARLPRDVADSPAGTRVRVEGVDGTTLVVRPE from the coding sequence ATGGACCCCGCGCTGATCTGGATCCTCGCCGGGCTGGTGCTGCTCGGCGCGGAGACCATCCTGCCTGGTGTCTTCCTGCTGTGGATCGGGATCGCGGCGGTGGGCACGGGGCTCGTGCTGCTGGTCGGAAGCCCGCCCTTCTGGGTGACCACCAGCGTCTTCGTGGCGCTGCTGGCGGGCGGGATCGCGGTGGCGCTGCGGCTGCGCGCGGGGCGCCACCCGCGGCCGCGGGTGAACACGCCCGACGCCGGGCTGATCGGGCGATTCGGCGTGCTGACCGACCCGGGCAGCGCCGGGCCGCGCGTGCGGGTGGGGGATTCCGACTGGGCGGCGCGGCTGCCGCGCGACGTCGCGGACAGCCCGGCGGGCACGCGCGTGCGGGTGGAAGGCGTGGACGGCACGACGCTGGTGGTGCGGCCGGAATAG
- a CDS encoding SPFH domain-containing protein codes for MNIIDFVSPTTIVLIVALLLAVLVATRGIRTVPQGEVWTVERFGAFTGMLNPGLNFIVPFIDTIGRRMNVQEVVLDIPEQSVITRDNATVAVDGIVYYRVMDPAKAAYAVQFLEQALTALSMTNIRAVIGEMDLDQTLSSRDRINSQLLSILDGATDPWGVKIARVEIRKIEPPENLIRAMNLQMTAERERRATVAKAEGEREAEIKRAEGAKQAQILEAEGRLEAAKRDAEARERLAQAESNATRMVGEAASGAGTDALRYFIADKYVKAFEVLAGNTAQKLVIVPMESSALAGGITQAMELLRGPDGQAPPRTPRPPASPAPEVPSPWTPR; via the coding sequence ATGAACATCATCGATTTCGTCTCCCCCACCACCATCGTGCTGATCGTCGCGCTGCTGCTGGCGGTGCTGGTCGCGACGCGGGGCATCCGCACCGTCCCGCAGGGCGAGGTCTGGACGGTGGAGCGCTTCGGCGCCTTCACCGGCATGCTGAACCCCGGGTTGAATTTTATCGTGCCGTTCATCGACACGATCGGACGGCGGATGAACGTGCAGGAGGTCGTGCTCGACATCCCCGAGCAGTCGGTCATCACGCGCGACAACGCCACCGTCGCGGTGGACGGCATCGTCTACTACCGCGTGATGGACCCGGCGAAGGCGGCCTATGCCGTGCAGTTCCTGGAACAGGCGCTGACCGCGTTGTCCATGACCAACATCCGCGCGGTGATCGGCGAGATGGACCTCGACCAGACGCTGTCCTCGCGCGACCGGATCAATTCGCAGCTGCTGAGCATCCTGGACGGCGCGACCGACCCCTGGGGCGTGAAGATCGCGCGCGTCGAAATCAGGAAGATCGAACCGCCCGAGAACCTGATCCGCGCCATGAACCTGCAGATGACCGCCGAGCGCGAGCGCCGCGCCACGGTCGCCAAGGCCGAGGGCGAGCGCGAGGCCGAGATCAAGCGCGCCGAGGGTGCCAAGCAGGCGCAGATCCTGGAAGCCGAGGGCCGGCTCGAGGCCGCCAAGCGCGACGCCGAGGCGCGCGAGCGCCTGGCCCAGGCCGAGAGCAACGCGACGCGCATGGTGGGTGAGGCCGCCTCCGGCGCCGGCACCGACGCGCTGCGCTACTTCATCGCCGACAAGTACGTGAAGGCGTTCGAGGTACTGGCCGGCAACACCGCGCAGAAGCTGGTGATCGTGCCGATGGAGAGCAGCGCGCTGGCCGGCGGCATCACCCAGGCGATGGAGTTGCTGCGCGGGCCCGACGGGCAGGCGCCGCCGCGTACGCCGCGCCCGCCCGCTTCCCCCGCGCCGGAGGTGCCCTCGCCATGGACCCCGCGCTGA
- a CDS encoding SDR family oxidoreductase → MSGSNQPLSVDLTGLRVAISAGAGGIGRVMADCFAARGAKVFVCDLDPEALATCPHPAMRADMGEVAECEAFVESAAKHLGGLDVLVNNAGIAGPTARVEDVTPEALEATLRIDLAAMFHCARAAVPHLRAAGGGAIVNLSSAAGRFGFPLRSPYAAAKWGVVGFTKSLSIELGPDRIRVNAILPGLVAGDRIRRVIEAKAQAQGVPFREKEAELLRDVSLRCYVTQHDISNMALYLCSPFGATISGQALSVDGDQQRLG, encoded by the coding sequence ATGTCCGGCAGCAACCAGCCCCTGAGCGTGGACCTGACCGGCCTGCGCGTGGCGATCAGCGCCGGTGCGGGCGGCATCGGGCGCGTCATGGCCGACTGCTTCGCCGCCCGCGGCGCGAAGGTCTTCGTCTGTGACCTCGATCCCGAGGCACTGGCCACCTGCCCGCACCCCGCGATGCGCGCCGACATGGGCGAGGTGGCGGAGTGCGAAGCCTTCGTCGAGTCCGCCGCGAAACACCTCGGCGGCCTCGATGTGCTGGTCAACAACGCCGGCATCGCGGGGCCCACCGCGCGGGTCGAGGACGTGACGCCCGAGGCGCTGGAAGCCACCCTGCGCATCGACCTGGCCGCGATGTTCCACTGCGCCCGCGCCGCCGTGCCACACCTGCGCGCGGCGGGCGGGGGGGCGATCGTCAACCTGTCCTCCGCCGCCGGGCGCTTCGGCTTCCCGCTGCGCAGCCCCTACGCCGCGGCGAAATGGGGCGTGGTCGGCTTCACCAAGTCGCTGTCGATCGAACTCGGCCCCGACCGCATCCGCGTCAATGCCATCCTGCCCGGCCTGGTGGCGGGCGACCGCATCCGCCGCGTGATCGAAGCCAAGGCCCAGGCCCAGGGCGTTCCCTTCCGGGAGAAGGAAGCGGAACTCCTGCGCGACGTCTCGCTGCGCTGCTACGTCACGCAGCACGACATCTCCAACATGGCGCTGTATCTGTGCTCGCCCTTCGGCGCGACCATCTCCGGCCAGGCGCTGTCGGTGGACGGGGACCAGCAGCGGCTGGGGTGA
- a CDS encoding MaoC/PaaZ C-terminal domain-containing protein translates to MTDPIRSLDDLAPGMAWDLGTLTLSQDEVVDFATKYDPQYFHLDAEAAKQSIFGELVASGLHTLSAVFGRVMGSGLLAQVSLGGNQIDTKWPAPLRPNEEIAIRTEVLELRPSRSGRPLGIAKLRHTGTRVSDGVVVIEAVGTHFLRR, encoded by the coding sequence ATGACCGATCCGATCCGCTCCCTCGACGACCTCGCGCCCGGCATGGCCTGGGACCTCGGCACGCTCACGCTCTCGCAGGATGAGGTCGTGGACTTCGCCACGAAATACGACCCGCAATACTTCCACCTCGACGCCGAGGCGGCGAAGCAGAGCATCTTCGGCGAATTGGTCGCCAGCGGCCTGCACACCCTCTCGGCCGTCTTCGGGCGCGTCATGGGCAGCGGGCTGCTCGCGCAGGTCTCGCTCGGCGGCAACCAGATCGACACGAAATGGCCCGCCCCCCTGCGTCCGAACGAGGAGATCGCAATCCGCACCGAGGTGCTGGAACTGCGCCCGTCGCGCTCCGGCCGTCCGCTCGGCATCGCGAAGCTCAGGCACACCGGCACGCGCGTCAGCGACGGCGTCGTGGTGATCGAGGCGGTGGGCACGCATTTCCTGAGGCGTTGA
- a CDS encoding class I SAM-dependent methyltransferase has protein sequence MDTEARVAGHYARGGGLEAAILQALADAGKDPERLAPEDLAPLEEFHTGGRQATIDLAARMGLCPGLTLLDIGCGIGGAARFLAREHGCRVTGIDLTAEYVAVAKALTRRVGLEAAVSFRQGSALTLPFADGEFEGAYMLHVGMNISDKAALFEGVRRVLRPGAVFGVYDVMRLGPGELDFPLPWASMAEASFVEEPAAYRQALLAAGFTIEAERERREFGLKGLRATLDLLARSALPRLGTQLLMGEEHYPGKIANQAAALERGLVGPVEIIARAC, from the coding sequence ATGGACACCGAGGCACGCGTGGCAGGCCACTATGCCCGCGGCGGGGGCCTGGAGGCGGCGATCCTCCAGGCGTTGGCGGATGCGGGGAAGGATCCCGAAAGACTCGCGCCCGAGGACCTCGCGCCGCTCGAGGAATTCCACACCGGCGGACGGCAAGCCACGATCGATCTCGCGGCGCGCATGGGTCTGTGCCCGGGGCTGACTCTACTCGACATCGGCTGCGGAATCGGCGGGGCAGCGCGCTTTCTCGCCCGCGAACACGGCTGCCGGGTGACCGGCATCGACCTGACCGCGGAATACGTCGCCGTCGCCAAGGCGCTGACCCGACGTGTCGGCCTTGAGGCCGCGGTGTCGTTCCGCCAGGGCTCCGCGCTCACGCTGCCCTTCGCCGATGGCGAATTCGAAGGCGCATACATGCTGCATGTCGGGATGAACATCTCCGACAAGGCCGCGCTGTTCGAGGGCGTGCGCCGCGTACTGCGCCCTGGCGCGGTATTCGGCGTCTACGACGTGATGCGCCTCGGGCCGGGCGAACTCGACTTCCCGCTGCCCTGGGCCTCGATGGCGGAGGCAAGTTTTGTCGAGGAGCCGGCGGCCTACCGGCAGGCACTCCTGGCGGCGGGCTTCACGATCGAGGCCGAGCGCGAGCGCCGGGAATTCGGGCTGAAGGGGTTGCGCGCGACGCTCGACCTGCTGGCGCGCTCGGCGCTGCCACGGCTCGGGACGCAGCTGTTGATGGGCGAGGAGCACTACCCCGGGAAGATCGCCAACCAGGCGGCGGCACTGGAACGGGGCCTCGTCGGGCCAGTGGAGATCATCGCACGCGCGTGCTGA
- the fusA gene encoding elongation factor G, whose amino-acid sequence MARTPLERIRNIGITAHIDAGKTTTTERILYYTGKSHKIGEVHEGNTTTDYMEQERERGITITSAAVTAVWNDHRINVIDTPGHIDFNIEVNRSLRVLDGAIFIIEGVAGVQPQSETNWRLADRYNVPRIIFINKLDRTGADFYRAAATLTEKLGINWVTLQLPIGIEDTFLGVVDLVEMKAIIWEGDELGAAYHDAPIPDDLAEKAKEYRQILIDTCVGVDETAMEEYFEKGDVSVETLKRCIKKGTISGEFRPVLCGTAFKNKGVQPLLDAVIDYLPSPVDVPGIKVAPDEGFDETQERRHIPADPDAPFAGLAFKIINDKYGNLTFVRVYRGTLRQGDMIQNTTKDSRERIGRMFQMHADKREEIKEVSAGDIAAFVGLKDTGTGDTLASNDDPVILERMAFPVPVIDISVEPKTKEGVEKMTLGLQKLAGEDPSLRLRTDQETGQTILSGMGELHLEIIIDRLKREYNVDANIGAPQVAYRETISKPHTETYTHKKQTGGSGQFAEVKIVFEPKERNEGIEFVNGVVGGAVPREYIPAVEKGIKMQADTGVLAGFPTVDFKYTLVDGKYHDVDSSALAFEIAAKACFREGMKKAGPVILEPIMDVEVTTPQDHVGDVVGDLNRRRGVIQSQDMAGTSVIVRAHVPLKEMFGYISNLRGMTKGRASFSMQFHHYDPVPRNIADEIMAKSA is encoded by the coding sequence GTGGCGCGCACACCGCTGGAGCGAATCCGGAACATCGGCATCACGGCGCATATCGACGCCGGCAAGACCACCACCACCGAGCGGATTCTGTATTACACGGGCAAGTCGCACAAGATCGGCGAGGTCCACGAGGGCAACACCACCACCGACTACATGGAGCAGGAGCGCGAGCGGGGGATCACCATCACCTCGGCCGCCGTGACCGCCGTGTGGAACGACCACCGCATCAACGTCATCGACACCCCCGGCCACATCGATTTCAACATCGAGGTGAACCGCTCGCTGCGCGTGCTGGACGGCGCCATCTTCATCATCGAGGGCGTGGCCGGCGTGCAGCCGCAGTCCGAGACCAACTGGCGACTGGCCGACCGCTACAACGTCCCGCGCATCATCTTCATCAACAAGCTGGATCGCACCGGTGCGGACTTCTATCGCGCGGCGGCGACGCTGACCGAGAAGCTCGGCATCAACTGGGTGACGCTGCAGCTGCCGATCGGCATCGAGGACACCTTCCTGGGCGTGGTCGACCTGGTCGAGATGAAGGCGATCATCTGGGAAGGCGACGAGCTGGGCGCGGCGTACCATGACGCGCCGATCCCCGATGATTTGGCCGAGAAGGCCAAGGAATACCGCCAGATCCTGATCGACACCTGCGTCGGTGTGGATGAGACGGCGATGGAAGAGTACTTCGAGAAGGGCGATGTCAGCGTCGAGACGCTGAAGCGCTGCATCAAGAAGGGCACCATCAGCGGCGAATTCCGCCCGGTGCTGTGCGGCACGGCCTTCAAGAACAAGGGCGTGCAGCCGCTGCTGGACGCGGTGATCGACTACCTGCCGTCCCCGGTCGACGTGCCCGGCATCAAGGTCGCGCCGGACGAGGGCTTCGACGAGACGCAGGAGCGCCGCCACATCCCGGCCGACCCGGATGCGCCGTTTGCCGGCCTGGCCTTCAAGATCATCAACGACAAGTACGGCAACCTGACCTTCGTGCGCGTCTATCGCGGCACGCTGCGCCAGGGCGACATGATCCAGAACACCACCAAGGACTCGCGCGAGCGGATCGGGCGGATGTTCCAGATGCACGCCGACAAGCGCGAGGAGATCAAGGAAGTCTCCGCCGGCGACATCGCCGCCTTCGTGGGGCTGAAGGACACCGGCACGGGTGATACGCTGGCGTCGAACGACGACCCCGTGATCCTCGAGCGCATGGCCTTCCCGGTGCCGGTCATCGACATCTCGGTCGAACCGAAGACCAAGGAAGGCGTCGAGAAGATGACGCTCGGCCTGCAGAAGCTGGCTGGCGAGGACCCCTCGCTGCGCCTGCGCACCGACCAGGAGACCGGCCAGACCATCCTGTCCGGCATGGGCGAGCTGCACCTCGAGATCATTATCGACCGGCTGAAGCGCGAATATAACGTCGATGCCAACATCGGCGCGCCGCAGGTGGCGTATCGCGAGACCATCAGCAAGCCGCACACCGAGACCTACACGCACAAGAAGCAGACCGGCGGTTCGGGCCAGTTCGCCGAAGTGAAGATCGTGTTCGAGCCCAAGGAGCGCAACGAGGGCATCGAGTTCGTCAACGGCGTGGTCGGCGGCGCGGTGCCGCGCGAATACATCCCGGCGGTCGAGAAGGGCATCAAGATGCAGGCCGACACCGGCGTGCTGGCCGGCTTCCCGACCGTGGACTTCAAGTACACGCTGGTGGACGGCAAGTACCACGATGTCGACTCGTCGGCCCTGGCCTTCGAAATCGCCGCCAAGGCCTGCTTCCGCGAAGGCATGAAGAAGGCCGGCCCGGTCATCCTCGAACCCATCATGGACGTGGAAGTGACCACGCCGCAGGACCACGTGGGCGACGTGGTGGGCGACTTGAACCGCCGCCGCGGCGTGATCCAGTCGCAGGACATGGCGGGCACGTCGGTGATCGTGCGCGCGCATGTGCCGCTCAAGGAGATGTTCGGCTACATCTCGAACCTGCGCGGCATGACCAAGGGCCGTGCGTCCTTCTCGATGCAGTTCCACCACTACGATCCCGTGCCGCGGAACATCGCGGACGAGATCATGGCGAAGTCTGCCTGA
- a CDS encoding DUF1800 domain-containing protein: MDAPAVIAAIRFGHGRRPSDPVPPDPAAWLEAQLAPGLPGPALPADLPTTLRAVFLAQVEDAASARAGMGRPNGRRIATEEAAAAVALAIESPNGLRERLVAFWTNHFTVARAKVGPLVGVYVRDAIRPHVTGRFEDMLLAVVRHPAMLSYLDNQNSIGPESPSGQRARRGLNENLAREILELHTVTPAARYTQADVTNFAKVLTGWSFIAAREPHGFEFRARAHEPGDKTVLGRTWPEGEQGGVQALTWLARHEATHRHLATKLVRHFVADDPPPEAVRTVFAALRDTRGDLAAATRALIRLPAAWSPPLTKLRTPSDYVVAVLRAVEAPGDQADRMAVGTMNYLGQPLWGARAPIGWPDVAADWAAPETMLRRVEWANGVSARGAGRDAADVAEATLGPLVRPETLRAAARAGSAREALTIVLTSPEFHRR, from the coding sequence ATGGATGCCCCCGCCGTCATCGCCGCGATCCGCTTCGGCCACGGCCGCCGCCCGTCGGACCCCGTGCCCCCCGACCCTGCCGCCTGGCTCGAGGCGCAACTCGCCCCCGGCCTGCCCGGCCCAGCCCTGCCCGCCGACCTGCCCACCACGCTGCGCGCCGTCTTCCTGGCGCAGGTCGAGGATGCCGCCAGCGCCCGCGCCGGCATGGGCCGGCCCAACGGCCGGCGCATCGCCACCGAGGAAGCCGCCGCCGCGGTCGCCCTCGCGATCGAATCGCCCAACGGCCTGCGCGAACGCCTGGTCGCCTTCTGGACCAACCATTTCACCGTGGCCCGCGCCAAGGTGGGCCCGCTGGTCGGCGTCTATGTGCGCGACGCCATCCGCCCCCACGTCACCGGCCGGTTCGAGGACATGCTGCTGGCCGTGGTCCGCCACCCGGCCATGCTGTCCTACCTCGACAACCAGAACTCGATCGGCCCGGAGAGTCCCTCCGGCCAGCGCGCGCGGCGCGGCCTCAACGAGAACTTGGCGCGCGAGATCCTCGAACTGCACACCGTCACCCCCGCCGCGCGCTACACCCAGGCCGACGTCACCAACTTCGCCAAGGTGCTGACCGGCTGGAGCTTCATCGCCGCGCGCGAACCGCACGGCTTCGAATTCCGCGCCCGCGCCCACGAACCGGGGGACAAGACCGTGCTCGGCCGCACCTGGCCGGAAGGCGAACAGGGCGGCGTGCAGGCGCTCACCTGGCTCGCCCGGCACGAGGCCACGCATCGCCACCTCGCGACCAAGCTGGTGCGCCACTTCGTCGCCGACGACCCGCCGCCCGAGGCGGTGCGCACCGTCTTTGCCGCGCTGCGCGACACACGTGGCGACCTCGCCGCCGCCACCCGCGCCCTCATTCGCCTGCCCGCCGCCTGGTCGCCCCCGCTGACCAAGCTGCGCACGCCCAGCGACTACGTGGTGGCCGTGCTGCGCGCGGTCGAGGCGCCGGGCGACCAGGCCGACCGCATGGCGGTCGGCACCATGAACTACCTCGGCCAGCCGCTCTGGGGCGCGCGGGCGCCGATCGGCTGGCCCGATGTCGCCGCCGACTGGGCGGCGCCCGAGACCATGCTGCGCCGGGTCGAATGGGCGAACGGTGTCTCCGCCCGCGGCGCCGGGCGCGACGCGGCCGACGTCGCGGAGGCCACGCTCGGCCCGCTGGTCCGCCCCGAGACGCTCCGTGCGGCGGCGCGGGCCGGGTCGGCCCGCGAGGCCCTGACCATCGTGCTCACCAGCCCGGAGTTCCACCGCCGATGA
- a CDS encoding DUF1501 domain-containing protein produces MSHLPAFGRRAALLGLAAAMTLPRARVAFADAPGEARFVVVLLRGGLDGLFAVQPYADPALRDLRGPLALPEPGQEGGLLDLGGRFGLHPRMTNLHAMYTANEALVVHAVAGNWRSRSHFDAQDMLESGADQRLASGWLNRALSAVPARPGAQHNGLAVGTDMPLLMRGPTAVANYAPRGSATPPPDLLARVAELNAADPVTGPAIAEGLRIRGYAVSTLGDAAAMRPQPGGAFRALALSAGRLMSQPDGPRVAAFELGGWDTHAQQVNRLNGPLFQLDEGFGALKEALGDHWRRTAVLVVTEFGRTVRVNGTMGSDHGTGGVAFLLGGAVAGGKVGGNWPGLAGNLFQDRDLAPTTDLRTIAKGLLRDHLKLSPQAVARAFPGSDAAAPLGGLLRA; encoded by the coding sequence ATGAGCCACCTGCCCGCCTTCGGCCGCCGCGCCGCGCTGCTCGGGCTTGCTGCCGCGATGACGCTGCCGCGCGCGCGCGTGGCCTTCGCCGATGCGCCCGGCGAGGCGCGCTTCGTCGTGGTGCTGCTGCGCGGCGGCCTCGATGGCCTGTTCGCCGTGCAGCCCTACGCCGACCCGGCGCTGCGCGACCTGCGCGGCCCGCTGGCGCTGCCCGAGCCAGGGCAGGAGGGCGGGTTGCTCGACCTCGGTGGCCGCTTCGGCCTGCATCCGCGCATGACCAACCTGCACGCGATGTACACCGCGAACGAGGCGCTGGTCGTGCATGCGGTGGCCGGCAACTGGCGCAGCCGTAGCCATTTCGACGCGCAGGACATGCTGGAATCGGGCGCCGACCAGCGCCTCGCCAGCGGCTGGCTGAACCGCGCGCTCTCGGCCGTGCCGGCACGGCCCGGCGCGCAGCACAATGGCCTGGCGGTCGGCACCGACATGCCGCTGCTGATGCGCGGGCCGACCGCGGTGGCCAATTACGCCCCGCGCGGCAGCGCCACGCCCCCGCCCGACCTCCTGGCGCGCGTCGCCGAGCTCAATGCCGCCGACCCCGTGACCGGCCCCGCCATCGCCGAGGGCCTGCGCATCCGCGGCTATGCCGTCAGCACGCTGGGCGACGCCGCGGCGATGCGCCCGCAGCCCGGCGGCGCCTTCCGCGCCCTGGCACTCTCGGCCGGGCGGCTGATGTCGCAGCCCGACGGGCCGCGCGTCGCCGCCTTCGAACTGGGCGGCTGGGACACCCATGCGCAGCAGGTCAACCGGCTGAACGGGCCGCTGTTCCAGCTCGACGAAGGCTTCGGCGCGCTGAAGGAGGCGCTGGGCGACCACTGGCGCCGAACCGCCGTGCTGGTGGTCACCGAGTTCGGCCGCACCGTGCGCGTGAACGGCACCATGGGCTCCGACCACGGCACCGGCGGCGTCGCCTTCCTGCTCGGCGGCGCGGTGGCCGGCGGCAAGGTGGGGGGCAACTGGCCGGGCCTGGCGGGCAACCTGTTCCAGGACCGCGACCTGGCGCCCACCACCGACCTGCGCACCATCGCCAAGGGCCTGCTGCGGGACCACCTGAAGCTCTCCCCGCAGGCCGTGGCGCGCGCCTTCCCCGGCAGCGACGCCGCCGCACCCCTGGGCGGGTTGCTTCGGGCCTGA
- the uraH gene encoding hydroxyisourate hydrolase, whose amino-acid sequence MTGNGPGTLSTHVLNTAQGIPAEGVRVELWRMEPTAVLVSDTVTNADGRTAAPLLPDGAFRAGRHELRFHVGAYFTARGIAPDPLFLDVVAVNFGLRDGAGHYHVPLLCTPWSYTTYRGS is encoded by the coding sequence GACGCATGTGCTGAACACCGCGCAGGGCATCCCGGCGGAGGGCGTGCGCGTGGAATTGTGGCGGATGGAGCCCACGGCCGTGCTGGTGAGCGATACGGTGACCAACGCCGATGGTCGCACCGCCGCGCCGCTGCTGCCCGACGGCGCCTTCCGCGCCGGGCGGCACGAGCTGCGCTTCCACGTCGGCGCGTATTTCACGGCGCGCGGCATCGCGCCGGATCCGCTGTTCCTCGATGTGGTGGCGGTGAATTTCGGGCTGCGCGACGGCGCAGGGCACTACCACGTGCCGCTGCTGTGCACGCCGTGGTCGTACACGACCTATCGCGGGTCGTAG